From Lepus europaeus isolate LE1 chromosome 3, mLepTim1.pri, whole genome shotgun sequence, a single genomic window includes:
- the LOC133757176 gene encoding putative vomeronasal receptor-like protein 4, producing the protein MIWSSKIIWSNFIKRVIFLSLTGPGIGGNFFLIVKHMHVFVMGPKKKATDVILIHLAFSNIMTFCARVIPDILSAFCPSSFLGDIGCKTVIYLNRVARSLSICTTCLLSIVQAITISPRTTCWRKLKPHSAWQLLPYLLLFWVVSLLISSNLLHYITAVNNMNGSGVRMHFGYCYMLPAGRIVRWLFLSLMALRDLTFQSVMGWSSGHMALHLYKHHKRVLYLQSSRTAKHRSPEVRATQSTLVLMTCFLFSYWTDFIFSFYLGSTLTGDSTMLHIKILLELSYASVSPFVLISRDVHLVNRWHIH; encoded by the coding sequence ATGATTTGGAGTAGCAAAATAATTTGGAGTAACTTCATCAAGAGAGTGATCTTCCTTTCTCTCACTGGACCTGGAATTGGAGGGAATTTCTTTTTGATTGTGAAGCACATGCATGTGTTTGTCATGGGTCCCAAGAAAAAGGCCACAGATGTTATTCTCATCCACTTGGCTTTTAGTAACATAATGACATTTTGTGCCAGAGTAATCCCAGATATATTATCAGCTTTTTGTCCCAGTAGCTTCCTGGGTGACATTGGTTGCAAAACTGTGATTTACCTGAACAGGGTGGCTCGGAGCCTCTCCATCTGCACCACTTGCCTCCTCAGCATAGTCCAGGCCATCACCATCAGTCCCAGGACCACCTGCTGGAGAAAGCTCAAACCACACAGTGCCTGGCAGCTTCTTCCCTACCTCCTCCTCTTCTGGGTCGTTAGTCTTCTCATAAGCTCTAACCTgctccactacatcacagcagtcAACAACATGAACGGGTCTGGAGTTAGAATGCATTTTGGGTATTGCTACATGCTGCCAGCTGGGCGAATAGTCAGGTGGCTTTTCCTCTCCCTCATGGCCCTTCGGGACCTCACCTTTCAGAGTGTCATGGGCTGGAGCAGTGGGCACATGGCTCTCCATCTGTACAAACATCACAAGCGCGTCCTCTACCTCCAGAGCTCCAGGACTGCAAAACATCGTAGCCCTGAGGTCCGAGCTACTCAGAGCACTCTGGTTCTCATGACCTGTTTCCTCTTCTCCTATTGgacagattttattttctctttctacttaGGGTCGACCTTGACCGGGGATTCTACCATGTTACATATTAAAATACTTCTAGAACTCAGTTATGCCAGTGTCAGTCCCTTCGTCCTGATTAGCAGAGATGTCCACCTGGTTAACCGCTGGCACATTCACTGA